A single Streptomyces sannanensis DNA region contains:
- a CDS encoding PP2C family protein-serine/threonine phosphatase encodes MRWLPALYVAAVLVLEPITPVQWPVSFLLVALPVVAAFAHGPATVAAVTIFAVAFEGVLAGTPCCAGRAVGYLWERHYVAAYISTALVGVLGTILAAHRTRRERTLATVRSVAETAQRVLLRPVPHRLGQVSVETLYLSASAEARIGGDLYEAVPTAHGVRLLIGDVRGKGLDAVETAATMLGAFREAAFDEPDLAGVARRVERSMSRRAAQLPGSDVEERFVTAVFVEIPDRELVARILNCGHPPPLLIGRGGVTELNPTEPAPPINLGVLLGGDYHVDVEPFRPGDQLLLYTDGVTETRDRTGAFYPLTERVRAWADLPPRELLDHLHQDLLAYSEESLVDDTAALAAYRLPGDTP; translated from the coding sequence ATGCGCTGGCTCCCGGCCTTGTACGTCGCGGCAGTCCTGGTCCTCGAACCGATTACTCCGGTCCAGTGGCCGGTGAGCTTTCTGCTCGTCGCGCTCCCTGTGGTCGCCGCCTTCGCACACGGCCCCGCCACCGTCGCCGCCGTCACGATCTTCGCCGTCGCGTTCGAGGGTGTCCTGGCCGGCACCCCGTGTTGTGCGGGCCGCGCGGTGGGCTACCTGTGGGAGCGCCATTACGTGGCCGCCTACATCTCCACCGCCCTGGTCGGCGTCCTCGGCACGATTCTGGCCGCCCACCGAACGCGCCGGGAACGCACCCTCGCCACCGTGCGCTCCGTGGCCGAGACCGCGCAACGCGTGCTGCTGCGCCCGGTACCCCACCGCCTCGGCCAGGTCTCCGTGGAAACCCTCTACCTGTCCGCATCCGCGGAGGCACGCATCGGTGGCGACCTGTACGAGGCGGTGCCGACCGCGCACGGAGTCCGCCTTCTCATCGGCGACGTCCGGGGCAAAGGCCTGGACGCGGTGGAGACAGCCGCGACGATGCTCGGCGCCTTCCGCGAGGCCGCCTTCGACGAGCCCGATCTGGCCGGAGTGGCACGCCGAGTCGAGAGAAGCATGAGCCGCAGAGCGGCGCAGCTCCCGGGCAGCGACGTGGAGGAACGCTTCGTCACCGCGGTGTTCGTCGAGATCCCCGACCGGGAACTCGTGGCCCGCATCCTCAACTGCGGCCACCCGCCGCCCCTGCTCATCGGTCGCGGCGGGGTCACCGAGCTGAACCCGACCGAACCCGCACCGCCCATCAACCTCGGCGTTCTGCTCGGGGGCGACTACCACGTGGACGTGGAGCCCTTCCGCCCCGGCGACCAGCTGCTTCTGTACACCGACGGCGTGACCGAGACACGCGACCGCACCGGAGCCTTCTACCCACTCACCGAGCGCGTCCGGGCATGGGCGGACCTCCCGCCCCGCGAGCTCCTCGACCACCTGCACCAGGACCTGCTCGCCTACAGCGAGGAGAGCCTCGTCGACGACACCGCAGCCCTGGCGGCGTACCGCCTCCCCGGTGACACTCCCTGA
- a CDS encoding phospholipase, with protein sequence MRPRIAAPLATAALAVTAVLLPATSAQAAPADKNAVLSSWTQTSATSYNAFFAARANQSAWSAYGFDWSTDYCTTSPDNPFGFPFKNSCVRHDFGYRNYKAAGTFSTNKVRLDDAFYADLKRVCSAYTGVKKSSCDGTAWTYYQAVRNLG encoded by the coding sequence ATGCGCCCCCGTATCGCCGCCCCGCTGGCCACCGCTGCCCTCGCCGTCACCGCCGTCCTGCTGCCCGCCACTTCGGCGCAGGCCGCCCCCGCTGACAAGAACGCGGTCCTCAGCAGCTGGACCCAGACCAGCGCCACCAGCTACAACGCCTTCTTCGCAGCCCGCGCCAACCAGAGCGCCTGGAGCGCCTACGGCTTCGACTGGTCCACCGACTACTGCACGACCTCCCCCGACAACCCTTTTGGCTTCCCCTTCAAGAACTCCTGTGTCCGTCATGACTTCGGCTACCGCAACTACAAGGCAGCCGGCACCTTCAGCACCAACAAGGTCCGCCTCGACGATGCGTTCTACGCGGACCTCAAGCGGGTCTGCTCGGCCTACACCGGCGTCAAGAAGTCGTCGTGCGACGGGACGGCCTGGACCTACTACCAGGCGGTCCGCAACCTCGGCTGA
- a CDS encoding NACHT domain-containing protein, with amino-acid sequence MKHRGADGFHQEISGGTQQNALFTRDIQTVEIHGDYVIHSGSGPAVSSRRLAGLLAHLGIALLGFFLLFARPELPLPERFDPGPVSGGWLLVAGAIVLDAGTRVSAMVSRRRRAVWRSEKNLSRAVEALAEGLAFRYDQDERLTRINDPYPLDVSWTTESEHPETIGATDPEPGADSDSDDDSASIADCFVSTPSRRLVVLGGAGAGKSVLVLRLAHELLRRRTRGSQDPVPAVVSLASWDPGQGLLGWLAGQLAAEYPDACTPVAGAPPVDVAFHLLLTRRVLPVLDGFDELPDHRRADAFQQITETMVGRRPFVLTSREPEYREHAPDEGVFERTEIRLSPLSDDAVRAYLSPGRTRTRWTPVLDRLGDRSADTPEVRRLRDALSVPLMAGLARVAYARGDTDPGELLEPGRFDDRRDIERHLYDAFLDVVYSVSHDVRAAHGGWTPERARAGVAFLAARMKEEGEQDLAWWKLDEMVPRAVRALTLVPAFVVGALLVAQIEFGPPWWGTWLPLPGAFALLCGLVLTAAAAAAPAAWQSPPLRPTRPGGTKIRAVLGRRAVQVKAVLASLGLAAGWATVLAADVVSPLLMTAATVWALWVYGGRVIVFVWRSSDPALADTPAELLRADRRGVLTLGWFVPAREEVQETPLAVLVLPVAMLAAWQMFAGSDVVTARDWFLLAIGLPLAWMLYSFGASAWGGFTVARLYFWATGRLPRQLMAFLEDAHARGVLRQSGGVYRFRHIELRDRLAQGAGGGADTSGRSRGRLGAPGDVPATLLAMATVLALLTVASGAVIAGSLPAPFRSLPAACGLLAQQDIDRLMTDPAKLAVADGRECSVGEQAPFSRNTRISVQTRLETGENRYKTGAIKAQMAYRTAHVTMKRWATAPTRHGVYRELTGFGDEAYLAGLPNSASEICKVSPPSGCAQVGVRVGNAVLYVVYEEEFASLDRVGEVAHILAREAARRAGLTGGARSTSKAEGAESTQISERSLADLPPPTKTPAKDNRFVYYSRRPAQSVYGATWAGDEWSYLWNLWRFPFVFRAPKHLDCERKDVDDPITYTCKSKREHVKAGFLPDLRLEFRSHYCGSSCSDQETDAFLRGIPDHAQTSWTKADDSTYYATDRSGDPDRYRMAMKRYWDWPDKSAHAQHAFLLWVRVDIPEEHDDLAQKIVNDMFAQTGGFREVKSD; translated from the coding sequence GTGAAGCACAGGGGCGCCGACGGCTTTCATCAGGAGATTTCCGGCGGCACACAGCAGAACGCCCTCTTCACGCGAGATATCCAGACCGTGGAGATCCACGGGGATTACGTGATCCATTCGGGCTCCGGTCCTGCCGTGTCCTCGCGCCGCCTAGCCGGCCTACTCGCCCACCTCGGCATCGCGCTCCTCGGGTTCTTCCTCCTCTTCGCCCGCCCCGAACTGCCCCTCCCTGAACGGTTCGACCCGGGCCCGGTCAGCGGCGGGTGGCTGCTGGTCGCCGGCGCGATCGTCCTCGATGCCGGTACAAGGGTGAGCGCCATGGTCTCCCGGCGCCGCCGCGCCGTCTGGCGGTCGGAGAAGAATCTGTCGCGCGCGGTCGAAGCCCTGGCCGAGGGCCTCGCCTTCCGATATGACCAGGACGAACGGCTGACGAGAATCAACGACCCGTATCCGCTCGACGTGAGCTGGACGACCGAGTCGGAACACCCGGAAACCATCGGGGCCACCGACCCGGAACCCGGCGCCGACTCCGATTCCGACGATGATTCCGCCTCCATCGCGGACTGCTTCGTCTCCACCCCTTCCCGGCGCCTCGTCGTCCTCGGCGGTGCGGGCGCCGGCAAGTCCGTTCTCGTCCTGCGCCTCGCGCACGAGCTCCTGCGCCGGCGTACCCGCGGCTCCCAGGACCCCGTACCCGCCGTGGTCTCCCTGGCGTCCTGGGATCCGGGGCAGGGCCTGCTGGGGTGGCTGGCCGGGCAGTTGGCGGCCGAGTATCCGGATGCCTGCACGCCGGTCGCGGGTGCACCCCCGGTCGATGTCGCCTTCCATCTGCTGCTGACCCGGAGAGTCCTGCCCGTACTCGACGGCTTCGACGAACTGCCCGACCACCGGCGCGCGGACGCCTTCCAGCAGATCACGGAGACGATGGTGGGCCGCCGCCCGTTCGTCCTCACCAGCCGCGAGCCCGAGTACCGGGAACACGCCCCGGATGAGGGCGTGTTCGAGCGCACCGAGATCCGACTGAGCCCACTGAGCGACGACGCGGTACGGGCGTACCTCAGCCCGGGACGGACCCGTACCCGCTGGACTCCGGTACTCGACCGGCTCGGCGACCGCTCCGCCGACACGCCCGAGGTACGGCGGCTGCGGGACGCCTTGAGCGTGCCGCTCATGGCGGGCCTCGCCCGGGTCGCGTACGCGCGCGGGGACACGGACCCGGGGGAGCTGCTGGAGCCCGGCAGATTCGACGACCGGCGGGACATCGAGCGGCATCTGTACGACGCCTTCCTCGATGTCGTCTACAGCGTCTCGCACGACGTACGGGCCGCCCACGGCGGATGGACGCCGGAACGTGCGCGCGCAGGGGTGGCGTTCCTCGCCGCGCGGATGAAGGAGGAGGGCGAGCAGGACCTCGCCTGGTGGAAGCTAGACGAGATGGTGCCACGGGCCGTGCGCGCGCTCACGCTGGTGCCGGCGTTCGTCGTGGGCGCACTGCTGGTCGCACAGATCGAGTTCGGACCGCCCTGGTGGGGCACATGGCTGCCACTGCCGGGTGCGTTCGCGCTGCTGTGCGGCCTGGTGCTGACGGCGGCGGCGGCTGCTGCTCCGGCCGCTTGGCAGTCCCCGCCGCTCCGCCCGACCCGGCCCGGCGGGACCAAGATCCGCGCGGTGCTCGGCCGGCGCGCGGTTCAGGTGAAGGCGGTTCTCGCGTCGCTCGGACTGGCGGCGGGCTGGGCCACCGTGCTGGCCGCCGACGTCGTGAGCCCCTTGCTCATGACGGCGGCGACAGTGTGGGCCTTGTGGGTGTACGGAGGGCGGGTCATCGTCTTTGTCTGGCGCAGTTCCGACCCGGCGCTGGCCGACACTCCGGCCGAGCTGCTGCGCGCCGACCGGCGAGGGGTCCTGACCCTCGGCTGGTTCGTACCGGCCAGAGAGGAGGTGCAGGAAACCCCGCTGGCTGTGTTGGTGCTGCCGGTCGCAATGCTCGCGGCCTGGCAGATGTTCGCCGGTTCGGACGTCGTCACCGCTCGCGACTGGTTCCTTCTGGCCATCGGGCTGCCGCTCGCCTGGATGCTGTATTCCTTCGGCGCGTCCGCGTGGGGCGGTTTCACCGTCGCGCGCCTGTACTTCTGGGCCACGGGCAGGCTGCCCCGGCAGCTCATGGCGTTCTTGGAGGACGCCCACGCGCGCGGGGTGCTGCGCCAGTCCGGCGGTGTGTACCGCTTCCGGCACATCGAGCTGCGGGACCGGCTGGCGCAGGGCGCGGGTGGCGGCGCGGACACGAGCGGGCGCAGCCGTGGGCGCCTCGGCGCGCCGGGCGACGTGCCGGCCACACTGCTTGCGATGGCCACCGTGCTGGCACTGCTGACAGTCGCCTCCGGAGCCGTGATCGCGGGTTCGCTGCCGGCGCCGTTCCGCTCGCTGCCCGCTGCCTGCGGGCTGCTTGCGCAACAGGACATCGACCGGCTGATGACGGATCCCGCGAAGCTCGCCGTCGCGGACGGCCGGGAGTGCAGCGTGGGCGAGCAGGCGCCGTTCTCCCGGAATACCCGGATCAGCGTCCAGACCCGGCTGGAAACCGGGGAGAACCGCTACAAGACGGGGGCGATCAAGGCGCAGATGGCTTACAGGACGGCGCATGTCACGATGAAGCGATGGGCGACGGCGCCCACGCGCCACGGTGTCTACCGTGAGCTGACCGGATTCGGCGACGAGGCCTACCTGGCGGGCCTGCCCAATTCGGCTAGCGAGATCTGCAAGGTCAGTCCGCCGAGCGGGTGCGCCCAAGTCGGCGTACGCGTCGGCAACGCGGTCCTGTACGTCGTCTACGAGGAGGAGTTCGCATCCCTCGACCGGGTCGGCGAGGTCGCCCACATCCTGGCCCGGGAGGCAGCGCGCCGTGCCGGGCTCACGGGCGGGGCACGTTCCACCAGCAAGGCGGAGGGGGCCGAAAGTACGCAGATCAGCGAACGGTCGCTCGCTGATCTGCCACCCCCGACGAAGACACCGGCGAAGGACAACCGGTTCGTGTACTACTCCCGTCGCCCCGCGCAGTCGGTGTACGGAGCGACCTGGGCGGGTGACGAGTGGTCCTATCTCTGGAATCTCTGGCGGTTCCCCTTCGTGTTCCGGGCCCCGAAGCACCTCGACTGCGAGCGCAAGGACGTCGACGACCCGATCACGTACACCTGCAAGAGCAAACGCGAGCATGTGAAAGCGGGGTTCCTGCCCGATCTGCGCCTCGAATTCCGGTCCCACTACTGCGGAAGCTCATGCAGTGACCAGGAGACGGACGCGTTTCTGCGCGGCATTCCCGACCATGCACAGACCTCGTGGACGAAGGCCGACGACTCCACGTACTACGCGACGGATCGGTCCGGCGACCCGGACCGCTACCGCATGGCGATGAAGCGTTACTGGGACTGGCCGGACAAGAGCGCGCATGCCCAGCACGCCTTCCTGCTCTGGGTCAGGGTCGACATCCCGGAGGAGCATGACGACCTGGCCCAGAAGATCGTGAACGACATGTTCGCGCAGACCGGCGGCTTCCGCGAGGTGAAGTCGGACTGA
- a CDS encoding DUF397 domain-containing protein → MSTTDLAWFKSSYSSGGDGDCVEVALSWRKSSYSSGDGDDCVEVASCPATVHVRDSKDQQGPQLALSPTAWTSFVAYSAGA, encoded by the coding sequence ATGAGCACAACCGATCTGGCCTGGTTCAAGAGCAGCTACAGCAGCGGCGGCGACGGCGATTGCGTGGAGGTCGCCCTCTCCTGGCGCAAGTCCAGCTACAGCAGCGGCGACGGCGACGACTGTGTCGAGGTCGCCTCCTGCCCCGCCACCGTTCATGTCCGCGACTCCAAGGACCAGCAGGGCCCGCAGCTCGCCCTCTCCCCCACCGCCTGGACGAGCTTCGTCGCGTACTCCGCCGGGGCCTGA
- a CDS encoding helix-turn-helix transcriptional regulator, with protein MADGMEPESSDSLRTFGAVVQALREHARLSREEFAPLVRYSKHTVASIEQGRRMPETAFVERADEALGNTGALRKAAPHLSRQPGLAAWFRQWARLEATAITLYTYECRLIPGLLQTEAYARTLFTNQLPPLGDEQIEAQWVARAERQRLLRERPNTAFGFILEEQLFLRRTGGVEVTRELIDHVLDLAELRNVEIQVMPLVRESHAGLDGPMQLLETPENRWFAYCEGQRGGQFISDAKEISVLQSRYARMRSQALSFEDSVSLLQRMRGAL; from the coding sequence ATGGCGGACGGCATGGAACCGGAGTCGTCGGACAGTCTGAGGACCTTCGGTGCGGTGGTCCAGGCGTTGCGCGAGCACGCGCGGCTCAGCCGGGAGGAGTTCGCGCCACTGGTGCGGTACTCCAAACACACCGTGGCGTCGATCGAGCAGGGGCGGCGCATGCCGGAGACCGCCTTCGTGGAACGGGCCGATGAGGCCCTCGGCAACACGGGTGCGCTGCGGAAGGCCGCGCCGCATCTGTCGCGTCAGCCGGGGCTGGCGGCGTGGTTCCGGCAGTGGGCGCGGCTGGAGGCGACGGCGATCACGCTGTACACATACGAGTGCCGCCTGATTCCGGGCCTGTTGCAGACGGAGGCATACGCGCGGACGCTGTTCACGAATCAGTTGCCACCTCTGGGCGACGAGCAGATCGAGGCCCAGTGGGTGGCCCGGGCGGAGCGACAACGGCTGCTGCGGGAGCGGCCGAACACGGCGTTCGGCTTCATCCTTGAGGAGCAGCTCTTCCTGCGCCGTACGGGCGGGGTCGAGGTCACGCGGGAGCTCATCGACCATGTGCTGGACCTGGCCGAGCTACGGAACGTCGAGATCCAGGTCATGCCGCTGGTGCGGGAGTCGCATGCCGGGCTGGATGGTCCCATGCAGTTGCTGGAGACCCCGGAGAACCGGTGGTTCGCCTACTGCGAGGGACAGCGTGGCGGCCAGTTCATCTCCGATGCAAAAGAGATCAGCGTGCTCCAGAGCCGATATGCCAGGATGCGCTCACAGGCTCTCTCCTTCGAAGACTCCGTGAGCCTGCTGCAGCGGATGCGAGGTGCGCTATGA
- a CDS encoding ATP-binding protein, which yields MTPSRTHQQPAAVSVFTQRFSSTPRGARLARHLALHRLDSWGIAYGTEASDTIAVLVAELAANAVTHGRVPGRDFELRLVHTPGTLTVEVSDTRDDRRPPGPEEITAPEPGSESGQGLVLVAALADRWAVLDRVPVGKTVRAELDLPGRSPRVGLGAPAGCVAPDDAGVAVRATGQGDRRRSRTTGPA from the coding sequence ATGACGCCAAGCCGTACCCACCAACAGCCCGCTGCCGTGAGTGTGTTCACGCAGCGATTCAGTTCCACCCCGCGCGGCGCCCGCCTCGCCCGGCACCTGGCGCTCCACCGGCTCGACAGCTGGGGCATCGCGTACGGCACCGAAGCGTCGGACACCATCGCCGTGCTCGTCGCCGAGCTGGCGGCCAACGCCGTGACCCACGGCCGCGTACCCGGCCGGGACTTCGAGCTGAGGCTCGTCCACACCCCGGGCACCCTCACCGTCGAGGTCTCCGACACCCGCGACGACCGCCGCCCGCCGGGGCCCGAGGAGATCACCGCGCCGGAGCCCGGCTCCGAGAGCGGCCAGGGGCTGGTCCTCGTGGCCGCGCTCGCCGACCGGTGGGCGGTGCTCGACCGCGTACCCGTCGGAAAGACCGTCCGGGCGGAACTGGACCTGCCCGGGCGGTCTCCTCGCGTGGGCCTCGGTGCTCCCGCGGGATGCGTCGCTCCGGACGACGCCGGCGTCGCAGTTCGGGCGACCGGTCAGGGCGACCGCAGGCGGAGCCGTACCACCGGGCCGGCATGA
- a CDS encoding DUF1254 domain-containing protein, which yields MTSEAPSISTLQRLQDGVTEVASTVGQVASATGRVAADVVRNPGSVVDRARMVPAVLPLLWQAVKPVLTGKAADWRGEYAYALGQQAFVYGFPYIYNARLRHQWVTQDRDPKTVPYAPVNHFWHAQQLMDASYRDGGCPNNDTLYSIAWVDLRKEPVILSHPDMGDRYFTFELIGITSDSIDSIGQRTTGSQPGRFALVGPDWQGQLPDGVRRTAIATSPWALVLGRTLVDGDDDVPNVHVLQKQYRLTPLHLFGKEGATLPERRDVLEPVDPAQDPLGPWKTLNAMLAENPPPPHHEVLLRQFAEIGIGAGLDVEEQPEAVKQALIRAATTGVPLLRQQMLSGDWARLVNGWRYPPPEIGRFGDDFLKRAADQSLAGIAANDPAEAIYLLNYEDAKGDKLSTGRYLLRFGPGNLPPVDAFWSLTAYGEDMNLVPNSPGRYSIGDRTPGLITDPDGGLTLHLQAKSPGRDREPNWLPTPEQGVWFVILRMYRPRPEVVDARWECPPLDRLV from the coding sequence ATGACCTCCGAAGCGCCGAGCATCAGTACCCTTCAGCGACTCCAGGACGGAGTCACCGAAGTGGCTTCGACCGTCGGCCAGGTGGCTTCGGCCACGGGACGGGTTGCCGCAGATGTCGTACGCAACCCTGGGTCCGTGGTCGACCGTGCCCGCATGGTCCCCGCGGTTCTGCCGCTGCTCTGGCAGGCGGTGAAACCCGTTCTGACCGGGAAGGCGGCCGACTGGCGTGGCGAGTACGCGTACGCCCTCGGGCAACAGGCCTTCGTCTACGGCTTCCCGTACATCTACAACGCCCGGCTCCGCCATCAGTGGGTGACGCAGGACCGTGACCCGAAGACCGTTCCCTACGCACCCGTCAACCACTTCTGGCACGCGCAGCAGCTGATGGACGCCTCCTACCGGGACGGCGGATGCCCCAACAACGACACGCTGTACTCGATCGCGTGGGTCGATCTGCGCAAGGAACCGGTCATCCTGTCGCACCCGGACATGGGCGACAGGTACTTCACCTTCGAGCTGATCGGCATCACCTCGGACAGCATCGACTCCATCGGCCAGCGCACCACCGGATCGCAGCCCGGTCGTTTCGCGCTCGTGGGACCGGACTGGCAGGGGCAGCTGCCCGACGGCGTCCGGCGCACGGCGATCGCCACCAGCCCCTGGGCCCTGGTCCTCGGCCGGACTCTCGTCGACGGTGACGACGATGTGCCGAACGTCCACGTGCTTCAGAAGCAGTACAGGCTCACTCCGCTCCATCTGTTCGGCAAGGAGGGAGCCACGCTCCCCGAGCGACGCGACGTGCTCGAGCCCGTCGACCCGGCGCAGGACCCCCTCGGTCCATGGAAGACGCTGAACGCCATGCTGGCCGAGAACCCGCCGCCGCCGCACCACGAAGTCCTGCTGAGGCAGTTCGCAGAGATCGGCATCGGGGCCGGCCTGGACGTCGAGGAGCAGCCCGAGGCCGTCAAGCAGGCGCTGATCCGGGCCGCCACCACCGGGGTGCCCCTGCTCAGGCAGCAGATGCTCAGCGGCGACTGGGCGCGCCTGGTGAACGGCTGGCGCTATCCGCCGCCTGAGATCGGACGCTTCGGGGACGACTTCCTCAAACGCGCCGCCGACCAGTCACTGGCCGGGATCGCCGCCAACGACCCCGCCGAAGCGATCTACCTGCTGAACTACGAGGACGCCAAAGGGGACAAGCTGTCCACCGGCAGATACCTGCTGCGCTTCGGACCGGGCAACCTGCCACCCGTCGACGCGTTCTGGTCCCTCACCGCCTACGGGGAGGACATGAACCTGGTTCCCAACAGCCCCGGTCGCTACTCGATCGGTGATCGGACCCCCGGACTGATCACGGACCCCGACGGCGGGCTGACCCTGCACCTGCAGGCCAAGTCGCCGGGCCGCGACCGGGAGCCCAACTGGCTGCCGACACCCGAGCAGGGCGTCTGGTTCGTCATCCTGCGCATGTACCGTCCACGTCCGGAAGTCGTGGACGCGAGGTGGGAATGTCCTCCGCTCGACCGCCTCGTCTGA
- a CDS encoding GAP family protein, translated as MGAVLGDVLGFAAAVAVSPLPIIALILILATPRGRLNGVLFTIGWILGLSALGAVMLAIASPTGASADNHPATWVGALKLALGLFLVLFGARQWHRRPKDPSQAQLPKRMSAIDRLTPVKVFALGLALAALNAKNAPLTIAAGAAIGSAGLPVGQQIAALAIFVLIATLGLLAPLGVFLLGGERAKTTLGNWKDWAAQHNVAVMAVLFFVLGLKLLGDGIGILTS; from the coding sequence ATGGGCGCAGTTCTCGGTGACGTACTGGGTTTCGCGGCCGCCGTCGCGGTCAGCCCGCTCCCGATCATCGCCCTCATCCTCATACTCGCCACGCCTCGGGGGCGTCTCAACGGAGTCCTCTTCACCATCGGCTGGATCCTGGGACTCTCGGCACTGGGCGCGGTGATGCTGGCGATCGCTTCCCCCACAGGTGCCTCCGCAGACAACCACCCGGCCACCTGGGTGGGAGCTCTCAAGCTCGCCCTGGGCCTGTTCCTCGTCCTCTTCGGCGCCCGGCAATGGCACCGACGCCCAAAGGATCCCTCGCAAGCCCAGCTGCCGAAGCGGATGAGCGCGATCGACCGCCTCACGCCGGTCAAGGTCTTCGCACTCGGACTGGCCCTGGCCGCGCTCAACGCCAAGAACGCCCCGCTGACCATCGCCGCGGGGGCCGCGATCGGCTCAGCCGGCCTGCCGGTAGGGCAGCAGATCGCAGCACTGGCGATCTTCGTCCTGATCGCCACCCTCGGCCTGCTGGCCCCACTGGGAGTTTTCCTGCTCGGGGGAGAGCGAGCCAAAACCACGCTCGGCAACTGGAAAGACTGGGCAGCTCAGCACAATGTCGCCGTGATGGCGGTCCTGTTCTTCGTCCTCGGGCTGAAACTACTCGGGGACGGCATCGGCATCCTGACCTCCTGA